A section of the Burkholderiales bacterium genome encodes:
- a CDS encoding type II toxin-antitoxin system mRNA interferase toxin, RelE/StbE family: MWRIEEHRRVDKQAASAPIEVLKRYEKWKDIASISGPPGLRLITGFYDEALAGGWKGYRSSRVGEQWRVVYRVVADDLLFQVASITAHDYRRL; the protein is encoded by the coding sequence ATGTGGCGCATCGAGGAACACCGTCGCGTGGATAAACAAGCCGCGAGTGCGCCGATTGAGGTTTTAAAGCGCTATGAAAAGTGGAAGGACATCGCTTCCATCTCTGGCCCGCCCGGTCTTCGGCTCATCACGGGTTTTTACGACGAGGCCCTGGCAGGCGGGTGGAAAGGTTATCGTTCGTCCCGGGTGGGCGAACAATGGCGAGTGGTTTACCGCGTCGTGGCTGACGACCTGTTATTCCAGGTCGCCTCAATTACC
- a CDS encoding DEAD/DEAH box helicase yields MPFSKLGLCAELLRAVEEQGYTEPTPIQAQAIPPILLGHDIMAGAQTGTGKTAGFVLPLLHKLKNHANSSTSPAKHPIRVLILTPTRELAAQVEESVRTYGKYLALKSATVFGGVNIDPQIKLLQTGIDILVATPGRLLDHVQQKTVQLGRVEILVLDEADRMLDMGFLPDIKRILQLLPAKRQNLLFSATFSDDIKRLADQLLNAPVLIEVAPRNAIADLVTHSVYLVERDRKREALAHLIKSGDWQQVLVFTRTKHGANRLAGQLDRDGIRATAIHSNKSQPARMQALAEFKNNEVRVLVATDIAARGLDIDQLPHVVNFEMPYVPHDYIHRIGRTGRAGTKGDAISLVCDEEKELVADIEKLLKVRLPIKTMGDFPGSSSSSSSASTTHRPRQRSTAPAAESNARPSELPNSSRPARRLSGNSIPDDIPDELFIPADRPRSSREQAGNGAAKARAGRPSAPIPQNQRTVAALFLPPVPKRES; encoded by the coding sequence ATGCCTTTCAGCAAACTCGGCCTGTGCGCCGAACTGCTCCGTGCGGTCGAGGAGCAGGGTTATACCGAACCGACGCCTATCCAGGCGCAAGCCATTCCGCCCATCCTCCTCGGCCACGACATCATGGCGGGCGCGCAAACCGGCACTGGCAAGACCGCCGGCTTTGTATTGCCTTTGCTGCACAAGCTCAAAAATCACGCGAACAGCAGCACGTCGCCGGCCAAGCATCCGATCCGCGTTTTGATCCTGACGCCGACGCGTGAACTTGCCGCCCAGGTCGAAGAAAGCGTACGCACCTACGGCAAGTATCTGGCGCTGAAATCGGCAACCGTATTCGGCGGCGTCAATATCGATCCGCAAATAAAATTGCTGCAAACCGGCATCGACATTCTGGTCGCAACCCCCGGCCGGCTGCTCGATCACGTGCAGCAAAAGACCGTTCAACTGGGCCGCGTCGAAATTCTCGTGCTCGACGAGGCAGACCGCATGCTCGACATGGGCTTTCTGCCGGACATCAAGCGCATCCTCCAGCTTTTGCCGGCGAAGCGGCAGAACCTGCTGTTTTCGGCGACGTTCTCCGACGACATCAAACGCCTCGCCGATCAACTGCTGAATGCGCCGGTGCTGATCGAAGTCGCGCCGCGTAATGCCATCGCCGATCTGGTTACGCACAGCGTCTACCTGGTCGAACGCGACCGCAAACGCGAAGCGCTCGCGCACCTGATCAAAAGCGGAGACTGGCAGCAGGTGCTGGTCTTCACGCGCACCAAGCACGGCGCCAATCGCCTCGCCGGCCAGCTCGATCGCGACGGCATCCGCGCCACCGCGATCCACAGCAACAAGAGCCAGCCAGCGCGCATGCAGGCGCTCGCCGAATTCAAGAACAACGAAGTCCGCGTGCTGGTCGCGACCGATATCGCGGCGCGCGGGCTCGACATCGATCAACTGCCGCATGTCGTCAATTTCGAAATGCCGTACGTCCCGCACGATTACATCCACCGCATCGGCCGGACCGGCCGGGCCGGGACGAAAGGCGACGCGATTTCGCTGGTCTGCGACGAAGAAAAGGAACTGGTCGCGGATATCGAAAAGCTGCTGAAAGTCAGGCTGCCAATCAAAACCATGGGCGATTTTCCAGGCAGCTCGTCGTCATCCTCGTCGGCGTCGACGACCCACAGACCGCGCCAGAGATCGACCGCTCCAGCCGCGGAATCGAATGCGCGCCCGAGCGAGCTGCCGAATTCTTCGCGACCGGCGCGGCGATTGTCAGGCAACAGCATTCCCGATGACATTCCGGACGAATTATTCATTCCGGCGGATCGCCCCCGCAGCTCGCGAGAGCAGGCGGGCAACGGCGCGGCCAAAGCGCGCGCGGGCCGGCCGTCGGCGCCGATTCCGCAAAATCAACGCACGGTTGCGGCGCTTTTCCTGCCGCCCGTGCCTAAGCGTGAGTCATAG